The following is a genomic window from Salvelinus fontinalis isolate EN_2023a chromosome 11, ASM2944872v1, whole genome shotgun sequence.
AACCAGCTCTCTACTCTGTTTCTACCAGTCTTTAGTTAGTTCAACCAGCTCTCTACTCTGTTTCTACCAGTCTTTATTTAGTTAAACCAGCTCTCTACTGTTTCTACCAGTCTTTAGTTAGTTCAACCAGCTCTCTACTGTTTCTACCAGTCTTTAGTTAGTTCAACCAGCTCTCTACTCTGTTTCTACCAGTCTTTAGTTAGTTCAACCAGCTCTCTACTCTGTTTCTACCAGTCTTTAGTTAGTTCAACCAGCTCTCTACTCTGTTTCTACCAGTCTTTAGTTAGTTCAACCAGCTCTCTACTGTTTCTACCAGTCTTTAGTTAGTTCAACCAGCTCTCTAGTCTGTTTCTACCAGTCTTTAGTTAGTTCAACCAGCTCTCTACTGTTTCTACCAGTCTTTAGTTAGTTCAACCAGCTCTCTACTCTGTTTCTACCAGTCTTTAGTTAGTTCAACCAGCTCTCTACTGTTTCTACCAGTCTTTAGTTAGTTCAACCAGCTCTCTACTCTGTTTCTACCAGTCTTTATTTAGTTAAACCAGCTCTCTACTGTTTCTACCAGTCTTTAGTTAGTTCAACCAGCTCTCTACTGTTTCTACCAGTCTTTAGTTAGTTCAACCAGCTCTCTACTCTGTTTCTACCAGTCTTTAGTTAGTTCAACCAGCTCTCTACTCTGTTTCTACCAGTCTTTAGTTAGTTCAACCAGCTCTCTACTCTGTTTCTACCAGTCTTTAGTTAGTTCAACCAGCTCTTTACTGTTTCTACCAGTCTTTAGTTAGTTCAACCAGCTCTCTACTCTGTTTCTACCAGTCTTTAGTTAGTTCAACCAGCTCTCTTATGTTTCTACCAGTCTTTAGTTAGTTCAACCAGCTCTCTACTCTGGTTTTACCAGTCTTTAGTTAGTTCAACCAGCTCTCTACTCTGTTTCTACCAGTCTTTAGTTATTTCAACCAGCTCTCTACTGTTTCTACCAGTCTTTAGTTAGTTCAACCAGCTCTCTACTCTGTTTCTACCAGTCTTTAGTTAGTTCAACCAGCTCTCTACTCTGTTTCTACCAGTCTTTAGTTAGTTCAACCAGCTCTCTACTCTGTTTCTACCAGTCTTTAGTTAGTTCAACCAGCTCTCTACTCTGTTTCTACCAGTCTTTAGTTAGTTCAACCAGCTCTCTACTCTGTTTCTACCAGTCTTTAGTTAGTtcaacctacaggagggtctctctccaggaacagggttggagttaaaccctacaggagggtatctctccaggaacagggttggagttaaaacctacaggagggtatctctccaggaacagggttggagttaaaacctacaggagggtttctctccaggaacagggttggagttaaaacctacaggagggtatctctccaggaacagggttggagttaaaacctacaggagggtttctctccaggaacagggttggagttaaaacctacaggagggtattgctccaggaacagggttggagattaaacctacaggagggtatctctccaggaacagggatggagattaaacctacaggagggtggttatccaggaacagggttggagattaAACCGTACAGGAGGGTATATGTGTTCGATGCCGTTCCATttattctgttccagccattattatgagccgccctcccctcagcagtctccaTTGGTATACACAGGACTCCATCTTTACACATATCCTCTTCGTAATACTGACATTCAACACTGCAAGCACATTGATCCCACTGAGGGGGATGAAGCAGACGATTCTTCATCTTTTAttactctcctcctcttcttcatctgtcAGCAGAATCCTGTACAATTGTAGTCTTTTGTTCCTCAAAGTTGTGAAAAGCGGCTGCACTCACATAAGCGAAGAAGAGAAGAAGGCGTGGCTTAGGCTAGGCAGAGGTGGGAGGGGGTGTGGATTGGTTGGGGGCGGGGGTACGGCCTAGTGAGGAAGTGGAACCAGGATATCTACGTAGTTGATGGGGAAGAAACCTGATTTGCCGTTGATCATGCCCTCGTACCAGTTATCGTCGATCTGATTGGTTAAGGTGATGACATCGCCCTCCTTGAATCCCATCTCACCCTCGTTCTCCGGGTCAAAGTCATACAGCGCCCGGCAGCACGGCTGGTCCATGggaactgggagagagagggggagagaccgggagagagacggggagtcagacagacagacagacagacagacagacagacagacagacagactagtttAAGTTTTCATACTGTAGTACAGGTTGGTCctgtcatgtctgtctgtgtgtgtgtgtaactgatgtgtgtgtgtgtgtctgtgtctgtgtctgtctgtgtgtctgtctgtgtgtgtgtctgtctgtgtgtgtacctgagtgtgtgtctgtctgtgtaactctgtgttgttgtttttgtcacactgctttgcttaatcttgaccaggtctcagttgtaaataagaacttgttctcaactggccgacctggttaaataaaggtgaaataaataaataaaataaagtgtgtctgtgtgtgtgtgtgtatctgtgtgtgtgtgtgtgtatctgtgtgtgtgtgtgtgtgtgtatctgtgtgtattctCACCAGGGGAGCGCCCGGGAGTGCGTGCGGGTCCTGGGGATCGGGCGGGGCCTGGGGAGTGGGCGGGGCCTGGGGAGTGGGCGGGGCCTGGGGAGCGGGCGGGGCCTGGGCCGGTGTTGAGCCCCTCATTGTGGCTGTCGCTGGGGGGTAGCAGCTCCAGGACCATCCGGGGTTTAGGAACATACTCCTTCCTGGGTTTATCCTGTGCCTCCCGAATCCTGGAGAtaacacagaggtcagaggtcaggacaTAGGTCAACACACAGGAAACGACACAACAATGTCCGTATAAAACACAGGGCAGGATTGAAGGTGTGTAGCGAGGCACTACAACTACACAACACCATGAAAGCTGACATGTGCAGGTTTAACCATGAATACGATCTCCACACCCTTTAAATGCCTTCCcagccctagtgtgtgtgtgtgtgtgtgtgtgtgtgtgtgtgtgtgtgtgtgtgtgtgtgtgtgtgtgtgtgtgtgtgtgtgtgtgtgtgtgtgtgtgtgtgtgtgtgtgtgtgtgtgtgtgtgtgtgtgtgtgactgacctcTCGTGCACCTTGCTGGAGAGCTGCTGTAGTATTTCTGTAGCTTGTCTGTGATACTCCACCTGGGCCTGGACCAACGCTGCTAGCTGACTCACCTGCTCAatctacacgcacgcacgcacgcacgcacgcacgcacgcacgcacgcacacacacacacacacacacacacacacacacacacacacacacacacacacacacacacacacacacacacacagggaaaagtGTCTCCTTAAAGTTAAGTCTAAACCTATCAAATAGATCCAacgagagaaagggagacagagagagtaaaatgtatatatatatatatatatatatatatatacagttgaagtcggaagtttacatacaccttagccaaatacatttaaactcagtttttcacaattcctgacatttaatcctagtaaaaattccctgtcttgggtcagttaggatcaccactttattttaagaatgtgaaatgtcagaataatagtagagagtgatttatttcagcttttatttctttcatcacattcccagtgggtcagaagtttacatacactcatttagtagttggtagcattgcctttaaattgtttaacttaagtcaaacgtttcgggtagacttccacaagcttttggcccattccttctgacagagctggtgtaactgagtcaggtttgtaggcctcattgctTGCACATGCTGTTTCAGTTCTGCCAAACAATTTGGCAGAATtgaatgggattgaggtcagaatgggattgaggtcagagctttgccACCTCAatcccttgactttgttgtccttaagccatttcaccacaactttggaagtgtgcttggggtcattgtccatttggaagacccatttgcgaccaatctttaacttcctgactgatgtcttgagatgttgcttcaatatatccacataattttcctccctcatgatgccatctattttgtgaagtgcaccagtccctcctgcagcaaagcacccccacaacatgatgctgccacccctgtgcttcatggttgggatggtgttcttcggcttgcaagcctcccccttttcctccaaacataacgatggacattatggccaaatagttctatttttgtttcatcagaccagaggacatttctccaaaaagtatgatctttgtccccatgtgcagttgcaaaccgaagtctggctttttttatggcggttttggagcagtgacttcttccttgctgagcggcctttcaggttatgtcgagataggactcgttttactgtggatatagatacttttgtacctgtttccttcagcatcttcacaaggtcctttgctgttgttctgggattgagagacagacagacagagcgagagagacagacagacagagagacagagagacagaccgacagacagacagacagacagacagacagacaggacagagagcgagagagacagacagacagatcgacagagagagcgagagagacagagacagagcgagagagacagacagacagacagagacagagagcgagagagacagacagacagagagagagtgagagagacagacagacagacaagagagagagagacagagacatagtcCTTACATCACTCTCCAGCAGGTTGAACATGCTCTGCTCTGCCACTTCTTTGGACTCATCAAACTTCTCCAGCGCCTGTCTGATCTCCTCCTCTAGGACTCCTTTACCTACAATTAAAATCAAATAACAAGTTAGAATAGTAATAATAATCATGACGATAATAATAATCTCCTTTACCGTGACGTTTCTTCTTATAGTCAAAGTCCAGGCGGCGTCCCTGCATCTTCTTCAGGTGGAGCTGCAACAACAACATCTGTAATTTATTTACTTTATCAGTTATTTAAAATGGAGCTCATTTATTTCATCATTTATTTAACATGtagctcatttatttatttaaaatttattttatttatttatttaatttatttaaaatggagctcatttatttatttaatttatttaaaatgGAGCtcatttatttcatttatttaacatggagctcatttatttatttcatttatttaaaatggagctcatttatttatttcatttatttaaaatggagctcatttatttatttcatttatttaaaaaaaaatgcatttatttatttcatttatttaaaatgtatttcatttatttatttcatttatttaaaatgtatttcatttatttatttcatttatttgacATGTATTATTCTATTTATTATTTTAGGAGGTAGATCCTAAAGCAGCATACCACcatgcataccactgctggctcgcttctgaagctaagcagggttggtcctggtcagtccctggatgggagaccagatgctgctggaagtggtgttggagggccagtaggaggcactctttcctctggtctaaaaaatatcccaatcccccagggcagtgattggggacactgtcctgtatagggtgccgtctttcggatgggacgttaaacgggtgtcctgactctctgaggtcattaaagatcccatggcacttatcgtaagagtaggggtgttaaccccggtgtcctggctaaattcccaatctggccctcaaaccatcatggtcacctaataatccccagtttacaattggctcattcatccccctcctctcccctgtaactattccccaggtcgttgctgcaaatgagaacgtgttctcagtcaacttacctggttaaaatAAAAAATCCGCTTTTTCATTTCTGATGGATTGTAACTatctgcatcacttccaatcccccatatatttttggggtaaatatatatatatatatatacagatacatacccacatatatataaatatacatacatatagacatacatatatacatatatatactatatggacagtaccaaaacaaatgatctaatgattgtgtctctttgcagcaaaatctgcagagctgggaaggttgtatctcccatctatatataacattctattggttccaagaattttatataataatttaaatagaaaaattCCAAGTTTTGAATCGAAAATCTCTTCCAaaatattttgcaatctatatggcacctCTGTCCATTTTtttgtccttaaatgaaattggaatacttttttatttatcacaattgtCTTTAACCGATTATGGTATTTAAttcagggccgacagacaagttccctaCTTTTTCCCCCGTCCACATTCCTCTTCCATctttgcggtaatgctgcaattagttggttgtagtTTTGGGCAGAGCAGAcatttacatatatatatttttagctgcatgtgtgacataattCCACCATTCCTATTTATGACTTCATATACAAAAATGTatccttttttttttattattgaaaaataatgttttttttaatttaaattgATCAATTAGTgcatttgagtttaaccataatattgtTGGATTATTATACCAACTAATAATTTttgcaaattttttttttaaaggtcacTAGGTATAGGcaagaccataagcaaatagatcaactgggatatgactaaagagttaatcagggtaaactgggatatgactaaagagttagtcagggtaaactgggacatgactaaagagttaatcagggtaaactgggatatgactaaagagttaatcagggtaaactgggatatgactaaagagttaatcagggtaaactgggatatgactaaagagttcatcagggtaaactgggatatgactagagttaatcagggtaaactgggatatgactaaagagttaatcagggtaaactgggatatgactaaagagttaatcagggtaaactgggatatgactaaagagttaatcagggtaaactgggatatgactaaagagttaatcagggtaaactgggatatgactaaagagttaaactgggatatgactagagagttaatcagggtaaactgggatatgactaaagagttcatcagggtaaactgggatatgactaaagagttcatcagagtaaactgggatatgactaaagagttaatcagggtaaactgggatatgactgaagagttaatcagggtgatttttcgggtagtttcctttccatggtagcaagatcttatctatttttgctaactttataTTAAAATGTTTTGGAGTGAGGTCATTTCTTTCTTTGGGgatatgtataccgagtatgtccacatccccgtcagaccattttatttgtaaactacacagtaatgtaaacattgtattttttagtgatccaatacgtaatatagtacatttatcataattaggttttaatccagagagggtagaaaaagtatctagatcctctatgaggctgtggatccaagttgtggatttaaaagaaaacatgaatcatcagcgtacaatgacacctttattTTTAAGCCCTTATTATTAATATGTATTTAATTCACATTTACATCATTTATTTTTAAcagttattcaagatttattcAATATTTACAATTTATTCAAAATGTTTTTAACAGTTATTTAGCATTTATTTATAATATTTATATAACATTCATATATTTAAAATGTATCTACATGATTTAATATTTATTTAACATTCACATATTTAAAATGTATCTACATGAtttaatatttatttaacaacacACACTGCTTTCGCTACCTGTATCTCTTTAATGTCTTTTTCCTGTAGGTTCTGTAGAGGATCAATAAAGTTCTGTTTGACCTCCATATCCAAGGCATCCTTCACTTCCCCCAGCTCACCCATGGCCTCCCCAGCATCTAGGAGAGCcagacctggaggagggagaggggagggagggagggagagggagggaggaagggttagggagggggagaggagaggggtagggagggaggaagggagggagggggagagggggagggagggaggaagggggagaggagagggggagggaggaagggagggagggaggggggaagagaggaggggagggggagggaggaagggagggggagaggagagggggaggaagggaggaagggagggaaggagggggagaggagagggggagggagggggagaggagagggggagggaggaagggagggagggaggggggaagagaggagggagggagggtgaggagagggagaggcagagggagggaaggagagggggaggaagggagagggagaggcagaggggagggagagggagggagggggagagggagggagaggcagagggagaggtggagggagggagggggaggggcagaggggagtgaaggagggggagggagagggagagggggagggagagagagaggcagagggagggagaggagggaaggagaggtggagggtgtgagggggagaggggagggagaggtggagggtgtgagggggagaggggagggagaggcagagggagggagggagagggaggggaggtggagggagggtgtgaggggagaggggaggagaaagagagagagagtttaattGTTTGTACGTTCTATCCAACAAGATCTCATGTGGATTAATGAGGTCTATTTTTGACGTATTCATTCCACGTGATTACAAGTTTATAACAGAAACAACTCAAGGGTTAACAGTCTAGGCATTGATTTCGATGGTGGTTAAGGttttaaaacaaaaataatgaaaaacaacGTGCTGTTTCCATTAACTATCATCGAGCATTCTCCCTGCTTGTTAGAGTGAACTGTGGTCCGGCTGCTGTGTCCATTAACTATCATCTCCCTGCTTGTTAGAGTGAACTGTGGTCCGGCTGCTGTGTCCATAAACTATCATCTCCCTGCTTGTTAGAGTGAACTGTGGTCCGGCTGCTGTGTCCATAAACTATCATCTCCCTGCTTGTTAGAGTGAACTGTGGTCCGGCTGCTGTGTCCATAAACTATCTCCCTGCTTGTTAGAGTGAACTGTGGTCCGGCTGCTGTGTCCATTAACTATCATCTCCCTGCTTGTTAGAGTGAACTGTGGTCCGGCTGCTGTGTCCATAAACTATCTCCCTGCTTGTTAGAGTGAACTGTGGTCCGGCTGCTGTGTCCATTAACTATCATCTCCCTGCTTGTTAGAGTGAACTGTGGTCCGGCTGCTGTGTCCATAAACTATCTCCCTGCTTGTTAGAGTGAACTGTGGTCCGGCTGCTGTGTCCATTAACTATCATCTCCCTGCTTGTTAGAGTGAACTGTGGTAACAGCCCCGGCTCTGACCCTACGACTTCATCAGTGGTGGGAGAAGTTCTCAGGACTTTTTCAAACGTCCGAAATCAAAGTCTATTTCTAGTGATCAGGTTTTATCACATTGTACCACGAGGTGGAAGTATTTATTCTGTATTGTCCATACAGCacgaagagaaggagagggtttTTAAACCAGGAATGATAGATGGGAGAGTGAACTGAGAtggaggtaggtgtgtgtgtgtgtgtgtgtgtgtgtgtgtgtgtgtgtgtgtgtgtgtgtgtgtgtgtgtgtgtgtgtgtgtgtgtgtgtgtgtgtgtgtgtgtgtgtgtgtgtgtgtgtgtgtgtgtctgtgatgccGTGCGTGTGTGATGCAGTGTGTGAACACGTACCAAAGCATGACTGTTCTCCCAGCTCCCGTCCAAAGCGCTGCATGGCCTCACCCAGTAGAGTCTCAGCCTGGGGGTAACCCATCCCCTTCTCCTGTCCTCTGATCTTAGACATGGTCCCTATCAGACTCAGCTTGGCCCTGGACGCtgggggaaaggggggaaaggggggaggggagagtgagagagagagacagaagagagagagagagagagagagagagacagagagagagagagagagagagagagagagagagagagagagagagagagagagagacagagagagagagagagagacagagagagagagagacagagagagagagagagagagagagagggggagagagacaggaagagaaagacagagagagagagacagagagagacagagagagatagagagagagagagagagagagagacatatagagagagagagagagagagagagagagagagagagagagagacagagagagagacaaaaagagagagagacagtgtgtgtgttctcacctggGTTGGGCTGTAGGTATTCTGTAGTTTTGGTCATGATGTCCAGCACTGCTCTACCGGTGGTGTCCACCttctacacgcacgcacgcacgcacgcac
Proteins encoded in this region:
- the LOC129865983 gene encoding endophilin-A1-like is translated as MSVAGLKKQFHKATQKVSEKVGGAEGTKLDDDFLQMEKKVDTTGRAVLDIMTKTTEYLQPNPASRAKLSLIGTMSKIRGQEKGMGYPQAETLLGEAMQRFGRELGEQSCFGLALLDAGEAMGELGEVKDALDMEVKQNFIDPLQNLQEKDIKEIQLHLKKMQGRRLDFDYKKKRHGKGVLEEEIRQALEKFDESKEVAEQSMFNLLESDIEQVSQLAALVQAQVEYHRQATEILQQLSSKVHERIREAQDKPRKEYVPKPRMVLELLPPSDSHNEGLNTGPGPARSPGPAHSPGPAHSPGPARSPGPARTPGRSPVPMDQPCCRALYDFDPENEGEMGFKEGDVITLTNQIDDNWYEGMINGKSGFFPINYVDILVPLPH